The nucleotide sequence tttactatagtcatttattagtttatttccaTTCCCatgtaattaactttttttttttttttgagacaaagtctcactctgttgtccaggctgcaggctggaatgcaggggcgtgatctcagcccactgcaacctccacctccggggttcccgccattctcctgcctcagcctcctgagtagctgggactacaggcgcacgccaccatgcccagctaatttttgtagttttagtagagacggagtttcaccatattgaccagggcggtctcaaactcctgacctcaggtggtccacccccctcggcctccaaaagcacagggatgagccaccatgcctggcctattttactattttagagttgaggtctcactctgtcacccaggttagagtgcagtggtacaataatagctctctgcaaccttgaattcctgcaACCACCAATATttcactactgcattccagcctgggcgacagagccagatcctgtctcaaaaaaaaaaaaaaaaaaaaaaagttggattgCAATCTTGTTTCCTCTGGGGATGAGTGAGGGATTGAGTCATGTGGGATAAGAGGTTTTTGACTTATTCCATTTATTGTGACATAACTCGAATCCAGCTGTCCTTTCTGGACTAGCGATTTTTGCCAGTCTCATGGCTAGAGTTTTAAAATCAAGGCTATAGGGTCTTTGTTTAGGTCTGTTTGGAGCTTTatgtattttcatgtgtttgtatgtTGTCCGTGATACATGATACCAAGAAAGGAGTACtcatacattttactttattttactatttatatttgtattattattttttgagacgaagtctcactgttgctcaggctggagtgcagtggtacgacctcggctcactgcaacctccgcctcctgggttcaagcgattctcctgcctcagcctcctgagtagctgggattacaggcacccgcccccacgcccagctaatttttgtatttttagtagagatggggtttcaccatgttggacaggctcgtcttgaactcctgatctcaggtgatccacctgcctcagcctcccaaagtgctgggattacaggcgggagacactgtgcccggcgaggtttttttttttttttttttttttgagacggagtctcgctctgtcgcccaggctggagtgcagtggccggatctcagctcactgcaagctccgcctcccgggttcgggccattctcctgtctcagcctcctgagtagctgggactacaggcgcctgccacctcgcccggctagttttttgtatttttttagtagagacggggtttcaccgtgttagccaggatggtctcgatctcctgacctagtgatccgcccgtctcggcctcccaaagtgctgggattacaggcttgagccactgcgcccggcctgtttttaatttttcaaaattttcatatttcttcagagatggagccttgctctgtcccccaggctggagtggtttgaccacggctcactgcagcctcaagttcctaggctcaagggatcctcctgcctcgcctcccaagtagctgggtctatagaagtgagccactgtggccgggcacggtggctcacatctgtaatcccagcactttgggaggctgaggcaggcagatcacgacgtcagaagattgaaaccatcctggctaacgtggtgaaaccctgtctctactaaaaatataaaaaattagccgggtgtggtggcacccacctgtaatcccagctactcaggaggctgaggcaggagaattgcttgaacccaggaggtggaggttgcagtgagccgagatcataccgctgcactccagcctgggcgacagagcaagactctgtctcaaaaataatataaataaattaaataggaagtgagtcactgcacccagctaatttttctattttttgtagagatagggatctcactatgttgtccaggctggtcctgaactcctggcctcaagtgatcctcccatctcagcctcccaaagtgctgtttgAGAGCCACTCCTCCCGGCCGAGTtatgggtatttatttatttatttatttatttattttgagacggagtttcattctgtcacccagacttgagtgcagtggcatgatctcggctcactgcaaactctgcctcccaggttcacgccattctcctgcctcagcctcccgagtagctgggactacaggtgcccaccaccacacctggctaatttttttgtgtttctagtagagtcagggtttcaccatgttagccaggatggtctagatcttctgacctcatgatctgcccacctcagcctcccaaaatgctgggattattacGGCCAGCCTGAGTTACGGGTTTTTAAAGGTGcagaggcagaggtcacaggcAAAGTCATAAATCAGTACACAGGGGCTGTACACTGGTTTTGGCATAAATAGCAAGGAGATCTTGAAGTTGGGGCCCACGAGTCAGAGGTGGATTCAAAGGTTTTCTGATTTGGTGTGGAGGCAAAGCTTTGTCTAAAACTTTGGGATCCGCAGGAAAGAATGTTAGCTCTGGGTTTTGGGCATGGCCTCTtccaggcccctcaggaagaaatttaggtAAGAGAAGGGCTGTCAGAGGCCAGTCCTCAGCTCCTGCTCATCTGAGGTCTGTGTGCCGTGACCTTCCTGCGGATTGGCTGCTCATTTGCTTCTCAGGGATGGCTGAGGGCCTGGATTGCCCTTGAAGGAACTCAACATTGTCCTTGCTTCTGTGCTTGGGGAGACCCACAGGCCCCTAAGAGGGGTCCTTGTTTGGTTTCAGgagcagcaggtgcaaaggccctggggtgggaggggcgCGATGTGAGGCCACAGCAGTGGGTGAGGGCCAGGCTGCCGAGGGCTTTGGGGACCACGAAGGTGGGCTCTTCAGAGGTCAGGCAGGGTCAGGAAAGGCAGTGAGGAGGCCCCAGACAGCGGCCACTGTGGGTGCTGCCATCTGGAAGATAGGCAGCTGCAGGAGCCTGGCTGTTCAGGGTCACACTTCTCTCCCTGTCCCGGCCCCATCTGCCAGGTGTCCTTCCTTGGAGCCCTTGACGGCACCTGagcccctcctccccatccccagaaACTTTGGTGGTTGTGTCCCCCCTTGGGGCCCAACAATCTCATTAGCGTGGCACTGAGACGCCTAATCAGCTCACGAAGCAGCAAGATAAATGCCCGGGCTGGCACCCTGCGGAGGAAGGCCCAGCACTCATAGCATGGACCCCTGAGACCTGCCCTGCACTTGGTGAGTAGTGGCCAACCCCGCTGTCTTTCCTCGCAGCCACCTCCCCCAGGGAGTTAGTGGGGGTCTGCCCATCGCCCACAGGGCAGGGAGCTGACAGGCTTTTACCACGGTGGCTGAGGTCCGGGTCTGCAGAAGCCTACCCACCACCCTGTTATTCAGAGAGGACTCCCAGCCAACCACCTCCTCTGCTCCCCCATGGTAACCAGTGCTGCTGCCATCCCCAAGCCAGTGATGGTCTGGGAACCTCAGGCCACATGGGCTCAGCTGACCTGAGTGGATGCCAGTCACAGGCTGGGTCAGGCCCGGACAGTGCAGGCAGCGGTTTCCACGTGGATGGCATCTGATGGTTGGAGCTCCATCAGCGCTGAGAGCTGCCCAGGACCGCCCATGTCCCGGGGCTGGGGAAGCAGCTGGATGGGGCCTGTGCTGTCTAGGATATGAGGATTGGGTGCCGTGGgatctgagcagctgggaccaccagGCTCCTGAGTCCTGGTTTTGCGCAGGCTGGTGCTGGTCCCGGTCCCGGGGACAGAGGCTGAACCTTACTGAGGGAAGGCGCCATGGCAGGGTCTACCCCAATCTCAGGTGCCCAGCACCCCTTGCAGAGCCCTCCTCCCCGGAATGGGCCACCTGCCCTTGCTTTCTGGTCACTCCCACCCCTGAAGCTCGGCAAACAACTGGTGGTAGCCCAGGCCTGGAGTCAGGAATCCCAGCGAAAAAGACCAGGGGCAGGAAAGGGGACCCTAAGAGGTGGTCCCTGGGGCATCGAGTGCGGGCAAGCAGCCCCTCCTGTCTGTCATGTGCCTCCTTCCAGAACCTTCTGGCAGCATGTGCGTCTGGCAGCAGCTCTCCGGGAGATTAGGAATCCCCCTCTGCTATTAATAGGCTTAGGGGAAGCTGGACTGCCCTTGGCCCAGGTCACTGGGGCTTAGGGCATCTGGGGAGAGGCTctagggagaggaggaggagaggtcaCCCTGTGCAGTGGTGCAAGGACACTGGCCTTGTCCAGAGCAGCCGAGGCCACTCAGCCACACCGTGCCAGGCGGGTGACCCTGCTCCCCAAGCTGGCTCCAGGAACAGAGGGCCTGGGGATTCCCCAGGAGGGGAGACAGACGCCCAGCACcctccctccctgagcctcagcttgTCCCTCTGTGAAGTGGGGTTGGGAGACACAGGACTTCACAGCTCAGCCCCGAGTCTCTGAGACAGGCCCCTTTCCCAGGGTCGCCCTGCCCGGCAACCCTGTCCCCCATTTTGTGGGTCATTTTCCATCAGCACTGCGGAGTGCCCGTCATGGTGCCGAGGGGCTCAGGGATCCCTCCATGAGTGGGTGAAGGGAACTGACAGCACCCCAACCGCAAAGCGCAGACAAGAGGCAGAAAGCAATAAACCCATCAATAAGAATCAGAGGGCAACAGCCCGGGGAGACGCCCACCAGCCCAGAATGAGGGCTAACACGACACGTGATGAGAAGAAGCAAATCAGAACCTGAGGACACAGGGGTTGCAGGGCGGCAGTTCAGGGGAGGCCTCCCTGAGCGGGGACCTGAGATGGAGGGAGCCCACCCCACTAACCATCAGGAAGGGCTGTTCGAGGCTCATCTGCAGGGCCgggcaggcaggggaggggccACTTGGGTCTCATCCCAATCCCAGCAGGAGCCCCAGAGGACTTTCAACAGAGTAGCagctgggccgggtgcggtggctcacgcctgtaataccagcactttggaaggctgaggcgggtgggtcacgaggtcaggagtttgagaccagcctggtcaacatggtgaaaccccgtctctactaaaaatgcaaaaatgcaaaaattagccaggcgtggtggcaggcacctataatcacaactgctcgggaggctaaggcaggagaatcacttgaacccgggaggtggaggttgtagtgagccaagattgtgccactgcactccagcccgggcgacaagagcaaaactctgtctcaacaaacaaacaaacaaacaagagtaGCAGTTGAATGCTCCCCAGTCACGCGCCCCTGGGGTGGGGAATGcgggggaaggggcaggaggtTGTCAGTGGTCACCCACAGGGAGGCGGTGAGGACTCCAGGCTCAGGACCTGccccaggctgggaggctaggttTGCTGTGGATTGTGGGGTGGGGCGAGGGAGGCCAGGACGCAGGGGAGAGGCCGGAGCTGTGTGTGGCCAGCGTTGCTGGGGGGGCATCCACTAGGCAAGGGGAATAGGAGTGGGCCAGTGGACGGTGGGCGGCCCGAGCAGGGCTGGCAGGCTAGCTGCCCCAGGGCAGATTGCAGGGGCTGTCGTCTGGATGACGCTGGGGCTGGCGGGGCTGGGTCTCAGCCCCTCCACCGGTGGGCTGAGACCCCCACAAGGGTTGGAAGCAGGAGGGCTGACTGAGACCCGGGCCCGGTCTGTCCCCAGATTGCAGCAGGAGGGAGTCCAGAAGCCAGGTTTGCCACGGTGTCTCCATCAGCCTCGCCATGAACCTGGAGCCGCCCAAGGCTGAGTTCCGGTCAGCCACCAGGGTGGTCGGGGGACCTGTCACCCCCAGGAAAGGACCCCCTAAATTTAAGCAGCGACAAACCAGGCAGTTCAAGAGCAAGCCCCCAAAGAAAGGCGTCCAAGGGTAAGCAGAGTTGGGGGATGGGGCCTCTGAAAGCTGCACAGGAAGGGGAGGCACGGCAGGGCCTTGGGCCACTGTACTGGGTGAGTGATCCCAGCCTCACAGCTGGGGTAGGTAGGGCGGTGCCTGAGGGCCTGAGCAGGgatggaggagggggaaggggaactGGGGGCTCCTGTCACCTGCTCCAGATGCTGCTGCCAACCATGCTTGAAAATATAGCCACTGccggccaggcgccgtggctcacatctgtaatcccagcactttgggaggctgaggcgggcagatcacctgaggtcgcaagtttgagaccagcttgacaaacatggtgaaaccctgtctctactaaaaatgcaaatttagccaggtgtggtggtgcacgcctgtaatcccagctactcgggaggctgaggcaggagaattgcttgaatccgggaggcagaggttgcggtgagccgagatcacaccattgcactccagcctgggcaacaagaaactccgtctcaaaaaaacaaaaccaccaggcgcagtggctcacgcctgtaatcccagcactttgggaggctgatgtgggcagatcacgaggtcaagagattgagaccatcctggctaacacggtgaaacctgtctctactgaaaaatacaaaaaattagccgggcgtggtggcaggcgcctgtagtcccagctattcggtaggctgaggcaggagaatggtgtgaacccaggaggcagagcttgcagtgagctgagatcacaccactgcactccagcctgggcggcagagtgagactccatctcaaaaaaaaaataaataaatacagccaCTGCCACCCAGGGACAGCCACGGCACAATGCACCAAGGAGTGTCCACTTACACGtctgtgcacacacaggcatgaCTCTCTCATGTGTGTGCACAAACATGCTCATACCGCCACATGTGCACCCGTGAGGCACACTCACAGACAAGCCACCTTCACAAATCTACACTTAAACCATACACCAACCATGCACCCCCTCCGTACTCCCTCAGGGCACGCACCTGCCTAGCACCCTGGGGCTTGCACCTCCTTTTCTGGGCCTCAGCCCCATGATGCTCGGGGTAGCAGACTCACTGTGGGTCTGTGAAGGACGCCCCCTCAGGCCCACCAAGCCCCAGGAGGTTGGGGAGGAGGCGGGTCTCTGCCCACTGGGCTCCCAGACAAACGCCTCATCTCCTAGGAAGGCTAGAGATGACCTCAGGCCTCAGGCTGACTGAGCCAGGGCTGGGCCCCGCCATGTCCCTGACTGCTCTGTCCTTGCAGGTTTGGGGATGACATCCCTGGAATGGAAGGCCTGGGAACAGGTACGATGGCTGCCAGTGCCAACCTGAGGTCTGCCCAGGTCCCCCCAGGCACACCGAGCACGCCCAGGGCCCAATgcagcccacctcggcccccaCCTCCCCTGCTTTTCACTTAGAGACCCCCAGCCTGTCCATCACTTCTTCCCCCAACACTGAGCTCCAGATCCACTGGATCTGGAAGGTGAGGCTGTTCCCATTTGGGACACTTGCACCAGGTGAGGGGAGGGGTCTGGGAAAGAACAGAACCCCTTGCTGCCTCCTCCCCCTTCAGCAAGCCCCACCCTCCTCTGGTTCCCTCCCCTGGACCTGCCGCACCCTCCTTCCCCTACAGCCAGTGTGTCCCCAGAGGAGGGCCCCACCCCAGGGTCTGCACGCCCCCACTCAGCACACTGTAGGGCTACACCTGGGCTGTGGGAAACAGGGCCACAGGGGTGGGGGTCCCTGGGCCATGGGATCCTCTCTGATCCAGGCCCCTTTCTCCCACAGACATCACGGTCATCTGCCCTTGGGAGGCCTTCAACCACCTGGAGCTGCACGAGCTGGCCCAATATGGCATCATCTAGCACCAGGCCCTGCTGAGGTCCAGACCCTccccctcctgccctctctgCTCTAAACCCTGCTCAGGATTCCTGTTGAGAAGTCCCCCTAGCCCAGATGGCACCTGGACACCAGTGTGGGATTGTGTCCTCAGGTCCCCCCCTACATATTAATACCAGTCACCAGGAGCCCATCACCTCCCTCCAGGACGCCCCCTCAGGGGCTGGCCAGGCCCTGCTCAACACTGGGCCCACCCCTCAGTCCTGCTCGCAGAGAGGCTTGGCGAGTCTCCCCTCCCAGGGAGAACGGGAAGTGGACCCCAGCCCGGGAGCCTGCTGGACCCCAGGTCATCCCCTCCTTCCAGCTGGAAAGCCAGGGCAGGGTGTCCCCAGAGTGCCTCTGCACCCCAGCCCCCTGTCCTGCCTCTATGGGGGTGCAGAGGAGCTCCCTCTCTCTGCATCCCTTCCCAGGTGGGTGCCCTTGGTTTGGAAACGCTGGGTAGCAGGACTCCAGGTGTGTACAGTGAGCAGATGAGGCCCCACGCTCATCACGGCAGGGGGCCATCCTTCTCAATACAGCCTGCCCTTGCAGtccctatttcaaaataaaattagtgtGCCCTCGCCTGTCTGTGGCATATTTGTGCATGGGACAGGACCTGTGGTGGGGTCACTTGAGCAGGAGCACGTGGGTGAAGGGGTGGGCAGTGGGCAGTGGGGCAGGAGAGGCTGGCCTGACTGAGCGGGAAGACAGCCCTTGGGCTCACACCCTCACTGAGCCTTGCTGGTGGCCCTGAGACACACAATGTCAGGCCATGGCTGGGTCAAGGCAGAAGGCCTTGGTGCACACCCAGGGACCATAGTCAATGAAGCATGCACGTGGCTGGAGCAGGCCTCACAGAGAATTTGAGATGGGACACGGCTCATGCCACACGCCGTGAGGCTGGAGCTCCTACTCCCACCTCacaagagagaaactgaggcacagtgacaCTAGCAACTCCCCCAGAGCACCCAGCCAGCTTGTCCTTAGACAGCACCCACTAAAACTGGctgtagctgggcatagtggctcatgcctataatctcagcactttaggagaccaaggcgggaggatcactgcagcccaggagttcaacaccagcctgggcaacatagcaagaccctttctgtatttgaaaataacaataatgaggctgggcatcgtggctcacacctgtaatcccagcactttgggaggccaaagtgggcagatcatttgagctcaggagttcaagaccagcctgaccaacacagaggaaccatctctactaaaaatacaaattagccaggcatggtggctcatgcctgtaatcccagctacttgggatgctaaggcaggagaatcgcttgaactgggaggcagagggtgtggtgagccaagatcacatcattgcacttcagcctgggcaacaagagcaaaactccatctcaaaaaaaaaaaaaaaaaaaatttgtctgagcgtggtggtaggcacctgtagttctagctactcaggaggctaaggtgggaggattgcttgagctaaggaggcagaggctgcagtgagctgagaccctgccactgcacttcagcctaggtgacagagtgagaccctgtctgaaaacaaaactacaaaaacaaaacatgcccATTTGTGACAGAGATCCCACTCCTGACACCACATCCAGGGGAAGCAAGAGCTCTGCAAGCTGGCCCAGCAGCAGGCGCCCTCACAGTAGCCCCCTGTTCATATGGACCAGTCCATTCACAGAAAGGGCCAGATCTGACTCTGGACAGACTCTCTGGGATTCCACTTACAGTGAAAGCCCAAAACAGGCCCCGCTGGCCCTGGCAATGAAGTCAGAGCAGGGCTGGCTTGCGGTTGAGTGCGCCGGCAGGGGCTGGAACTCCCCGCTCGGACCTGTGGTGGATTCACAGGCTTAGATGGGTAAGAATTTCCCCACGCTGCCTCGAAGACTGGTGTCTTTACTGTGTGAATGATACACCCCAATAAAACATTTACTCTCTCCCCAAAAATGCACTCGGCAGGGAGAGGCCTGGACCTTAGCTCCACCACCACGAGCCCAGAAGGGGTGGCAGCCCcaggggagggaggtgccaggaGGTGGGAACTGTGcggctggggtgggagtgggggtttGGAGATGAGGGTCAGCTCCAGGATTTCCTCCGGCCCCTCGTGCTCCTCACGCCAACCCCGTGGGTTTGCCGGGCGCCCTCCGTTGGCGGCTGGCGTGGGGGACGCAGAGTGCGCGGCGTGGGCAAGCTAGGGAGGTCCCACGGCGAAGTCTCCGGAAGCCCGAGCGAAAtcaggcggcggcggcggcgcaggCAGCGCGTTTTAGCCGGACGGGGGTGCCCCCTGTATCCCTGTGCGTGGCAGCCTCGGACTCCAGGGCATGCGCTCAGCCCCGGGCGGGGTCGGCAGCCGGCGGGGCGCCGGGGCCGGGGCTCTGGGGGCCAGCGCGGTCCTCCCCGCGCGCTCTGGGACCCGACGCCGCGCCCCTGCGGGCAGCGAGTACCCCGAGCAGCCGGGCGACCAGCAGGAGCTCTGCGCCCTGCAGCAGCACCACCGCGATTGCGTAGCCGCCCGAGGCCGCCAGGTTTGCGCGCAGCCACCGCCGCAGCGGCGGGCCGCAGCCCTCCAGGTGCACCACTCTCTGAGCTGCGTCCGCATCCAGGCCCAGGACCCCGAAGCCGCACTGGTCGTTGACAGAGGCTCCATCTTCTCGGGGGTCGATGCAGCAGGAGGCAGGAAGGCTGCAGGCCTGCACCCCGGGGGAGCTGCAGTTAAAGTACCTGCAAAGCGCACGGAGGCGTCAGTTCTGGCGGGGAGGGCCCGCTCTTCTGGGACCAGGCACAGAAGCGAATGTTGCCTACCCACCTTCACCCTTCCATGgccacacaggcacatgcacacacgtgcatacaTCCGCATATTCGCACACGCGCCtgcacacacggacacacacagcACCTGGCTCTCTATAGCGTATCCCTGTGCATGGCAGTCCTCTGCACTTGCAG is from Macaca thibetana thibetana isolate TM-01 chromosome 16, ASM2454274v1, whole genome shotgun sequence and encodes:
- the PDE6G gene encoding retinal rod rhodopsin-sensitive cGMP 3',5'-cyclic phosphodiesterase subunit gamma encodes the protein MNLEPPKAEFRSATRVVGGPVTPRKGPPKFKQRQTRQFKSKPPKKGVQGFGDDIPGMEGLGTDITVICPWEAFNHLELHELAQYGII